A stretch of Linepithema humile isolate Giens D197 chromosome 3, Lhum_UNIL_v1.0, whole genome shotgun sequence DNA encodes these proteins:
- the LOC105676368 gene encoding uncharacterized protein isoform X1, whose protein sequence is MTKFLLLASLLYNRKSFVMINFNIQMHTFDAETKVNSKPTEIAANRYNEPFQLPINQYHCSSMAIHAFYNIQRINRILGVGIRALNATLRPASTLTQSRIIKGSNGENIIMSPINDISYPETLLHEFVWHDSESYSNHIALECGINGKKYTYAQAKDATSYIGRSLRNIGLKKGDVVALVAPNYPDTVLGCLGILSGELVVTTMNPLYTADEMSRQLLKAKAKAVITAAEIVSTVLNATRSCLPPETPVIVIDDKTGPIPEGSIPFDDLITRGKSLPLINPSITCDDVAVLPFSSGTTGLPKAVMLTHRNLVSNIMMAQASSKIFRPTTSEYQDVVPAILPYFHIYGMNGVVNSRLAFGVKLITIPKFVPQTYLDILENHKATSLFLVPPIMLFLSNSPLVKKQHLEHVYTIMSGAAPLSESDIEPIYKKFNIDPNVLKCRQGYGLTESSPVAFIEEGKKLSSIGHNIANCQARLVDVTTQQDVSTSGQTGELWIRGPHIMKGYLDDEAATKATVTKEGWLKTGDIAYFDEDFDFYITDRLKELIKVKGYQVPPAELEALLRSHPDVEEAAVIGIPHARYGEVPKAFVVASKNKKPTEDDIKNFVKEKVSDYKELTGGVTFVNEIPKNASGKILRSKLKTSKP, encoded by the exons atgacaaaatttttattgctagcTTCGCTTTTATATAACAGGAAATCATTcgttatgataaattttaatatacaaatgcaTACATTTGATGCGGAGACAAAGGTCAATAGTAAACCGACAGAGATAGCAGCAAACCgat ATAACGAACCATTCCAATTACCGATAAATCAGTACCATTGTTCAAGTATGGCAATACACGCGTTTTATAATATCCAGAGGATAAACCGAATATTGGGTGTTGGAATAAGAGCACTAAATGCAACATTAAGGCCCGCATCTACTTTGACGCAATCCAGAATCATCAAGGGATCAAATGGcgagaatattattatgtctCCAATCAACGATATATCTTATCCGGAAACATTATTACACGAATTTGTTTGGCACGACAGTGAAAGCTATTCTAATCATATTGCTTTG GAATGCGGTATCAATGGCAAAAAGTACACTTACGCTCAAGCTAAGGATGCGACAAGTTATATTGGCAGAAGTTTGCGGAATATTGGTCTCAAAAAGGGCGACGTGGTAGCATTGGTGGCACCAAATTATCCGGACACTGTTTTAGGCTGCCTCGGCATCTTGTCGGGCGAACTCGTCGTTACTACCATGAATCCGCTTTATACGGCTG acgaAATGTCGAGACAATTGTTAAAAGCTAAAGCAAAAGCAGTTATCACCGCGGCCGAAATTGTATCGACAGTTCTTAATGCGACAAGATCTTGTCTTCCGCCTGAAACGCCTGTTATTGTGATTGACGATAAGACTGGTCCTATTCCAGAGGGTTCGATACCTTTTGAT GATCTCATAACGCGAGGCAAGTCGCTGCCACTTATAAATCCTAGCATAACTTGCGACGATGTGGCGGTTTTACCGTTCTCAAGTGGCACGACGGGATTACCAAAGGCTGTTATGCTGACACATCGCAATCTGGTGTCTAATATCATGATGGCTCAAGCTTCAAGCAAAATATTCCGGCCTACCACAA GTGAGTATCAAGATGTAGTACCTGCCATATTACCATATTTCCACATTTACGGAATGAATGGTGTGGTAAATTCGCGCTTAGCTTTTGGCGTGAAACTAATCACTATTCCAAAATTCGTACCACAAACATACCTCGATATATTGGAGAATCACAAG gcGACTTCACTATTCCTCGTGCCACCAATTATGTTGTTTTTGTCAAATTCCCCTCTCGTAAAGAAGCAACATTTGGAACATGTCTACACGATAATGAGCGGTGCTGCGCCTCTTTCTGAATCAGATATCgaaccaatatataaaaaattcaatattgacCCTAACGTCTTAAAATGTCGTCAAG GTTACGGACTGACAGAATCTTCACCTGTGGCATTCAttgaagaaggaaagaaaTTGTCAAGCATTGGACATAATATCGCGAATTGCCAAGCTCGTTTGGTGGATGTAACGACTCAGCAGGACGTTAGCACTTCTGGTCAAACCGGCGAATTATGGATAAGAGGACCACACATCATGAAAGGGTATTTGGACGACGAAGCTGCCACGAAGGCAACAGTAACGAAAGAAGGATGGTTGAAAACAGGCGACATTGCTTACTTCGATGAAGATTTTGACTTTTATATTACAGACAGACTGAAGGAATTGATTAAAGTCAAGGGATATCAA GTACCACCAGCGGAACTGGAAGCGTTGTTGCGGTCACATCCGGACGTAGAAGAGGCGGCGGTAATTGGTATTCCGCACGCGAGATATGGCGAGGTACCGAAAGCATTTGTGGTAGCAAGTAAGAATAAGAAACCCACCGAAGATGATATTAAGAACTTTGTGAAAGAAAAGGTCTCCGATTACAAGGAACTTACAG GTGGAGTCACATTTGTTAACGAAATACCAAAAAATGCGTCTGGAAAAATTCTAAGATCAAAATTAAAGACGTCCAAACCTTGA
- the LOC105676368 gene encoding uncharacterized protein isoform X2 has protein sequence MAIHAFYNIQRINRILGVGIRALNATLRPASTLTQSRIIKGSNGENIIMSPINDISYPETLLHEFVWHDSESYSNHIALECGINGKKYTYAQAKDATSYIGRSLRNIGLKKGDVVALVAPNYPDTVLGCLGILSGELVVTTMNPLYTADEMSRQLLKAKAKAVITAAEIVSTVLNATRSCLPPETPVIVIDDKTGPIPEGSIPFDDLITRGKSLPLINPSITCDDVAVLPFSSGTTGLPKAVMLTHRNLVSNIMMAQASSKIFRPTTSEYQDVVPAILPYFHIYGMNGVVNSRLAFGVKLITIPKFVPQTYLDILENHKATSLFLVPPIMLFLSNSPLVKKQHLEHVYTIMSGAAPLSESDIEPIYKKFNIDPNVLKCRQGYGLTESSPVAFIEEGKKLSSIGHNIANCQARLVDVTTQQDVSTSGQTGELWIRGPHIMKGYLDDEAATKATVTKEGWLKTGDIAYFDEDFDFYITDRLKELIKVKGYQVPPAELEALLRSHPDVEEAAVIGIPHARYGEVPKAFVVASKNKKPTEDDIKNFVKEKVSDYKELTGGVTFVNEIPKNASGKILRSKLKTSKP, from the exons ATGGCAATACACGCGTTTTATAATATCCAGAGGATAAACCGAATATTGGGTGTTGGAATAAGAGCACTAAATGCAACATTAAGGCCCGCATCTACTTTGACGCAATCCAGAATCATCAAGGGATCAAATGGcgagaatattattatgtctCCAATCAACGATATATCTTATCCGGAAACATTATTACACGAATTTGTTTGGCACGACAGTGAAAGCTATTCTAATCATATTGCTTTG GAATGCGGTATCAATGGCAAAAAGTACACTTACGCTCAAGCTAAGGATGCGACAAGTTATATTGGCAGAAGTTTGCGGAATATTGGTCTCAAAAAGGGCGACGTGGTAGCATTGGTGGCACCAAATTATCCGGACACTGTTTTAGGCTGCCTCGGCATCTTGTCGGGCGAACTCGTCGTTACTACCATGAATCCGCTTTATACGGCTG acgaAATGTCGAGACAATTGTTAAAAGCTAAAGCAAAAGCAGTTATCACCGCGGCCGAAATTGTATCGACAGTTCTTAATGCGACAAGATCTTGTCTTCCGCCTGAAACGCCTGTTATTGTGATTGACGATAAGACTGGTCCTATTCCAGAGGGTTCGATACCTTTTGAT GATCTCATAACGCGAGGCAAGTCGCTGCCACTTATAAATCCTAGCATAACTTGCGACGATGTGGCGGTTTTACCGTTCTCAAGTGGCACGACGGGATTACCAAAGGCTGTTATGCTGACACATCGCAATCTGGTGTCTAATATCATGATGGCTCAAGCTTCAAGCAAAATATTCCGGCCTACCACAA GTGAGTATCAAGATGTAGTACCTGCCATATTACCATATTTCCACATTTACGGAATGAATGGTGTGGTAAATTCGCGCTTAGCTTTTGGCGTGAAACTAATCACTATTCCAAAATTCGTACCACAAACATACCTCGATATATTGGAGAATCACAAG gcGACTTCACTATTCCTCGTGCCACCAATTATGTTGTTTTTGTCAAATTCCCCTCTCGTAAAGAAGCAACATTTGGAACATGTCTACACGATAATGAGCGGTGCTGCGCCTCTTTCTGAATCAGATATCgaaccaatatataaaaaattcaatattgacCCTAACGTCTTAAAATGTCGTCAAG GTTACGGACTGACAGAATCTTCACCTGTGGCATTCAttgaagaaggaaagaaaTTGTCAAGCATTGGACATAATATCGCGAATTGCCAAGCTCGTTTGGTGGATGTAACGACTCAGCAGGACGTTAGCACTTCTGGTCAAACCGGCGAATTATGGATAAGAGGACCACACATCATGAAAGGGTATTTGGACGACGAAGCTGCCACGAAGGCAACAGTAACGAAAGAAGGATGGTTGAAAACAGGCGACATTGCTTACTTCGATGAAGATTTTGACTTTTATATTACAGACAGACTGAAGGAATTGATTAAAGTCAAGGGATATCAA GTACCACCAGCGGAACTGGAAGCGTTGTTGCGGTCACATCCGGACGTAGAAGAGGCGGCGGTAATTGGTATTCCGCACGCGAGATATGGCGAGGTACCGAAAGCATTTGTGGTAGCAAGTAAGAATAAGAAACCCACCGAAGATGATATTAAGAACTTTGTGAAAGAAAAGGTCTCCGATTACAAGGAACTTACAG GTGGAGTCACATTTGTTAACGAAATACCAAAAAATGCGTCTGGAAAAATTCTAAGATCAAAATTAAAGACGTCCAAACCTTGA